From Streptomyces qinzhouensis, one genomic window encodes:
- a CDS encoding WhiB family transcriptional regulator, which produces MQNNTTVTVEDLSWQQTALCAQIGPEFFFPAPGSSTREAKQLCRACPGRLACLEYALANDEKFGVWGGLSEQERHRLKSGRAA; this is translated from the coding sequence ATGCAGAACAACACCACCGTGACCGTCGAGGACCTCTCCTGGCAGCAGACGGCCCTCTGTGCCCAGATCGGCCCCGAGTTCTTCTTCCCGGCCCCCGGCTCCTCCACCCGCGAGGCCAAGCAGCTGTGCCGGGCCTGCCCCGGGCGGCTCGCGTGCCTGGAGTACGCGCTGGCGAACGACGAGAAGTTCGGCGTCTGGGGCGGACTCTCCGAGCAGGAGCGGCACCGGCTGAAGTCGGGGCGGGCGGCCTGA
- a CDS encoding endonuclease V, with product MTLIDIPADWPRDEAGARAVQDGLRGRVITDEPGPPVGTGPVTGVDVAYDDERDLVAAAAVTLDAAGLRVVAEATAVGRVAFPYVPGLLAFRELPAVLAALENLGTPPGLVVCDGYGLAHPRRFGLASHLGVLTGLTTIGVAKNPFVFRHGEPGPRRGATVPLTDGDGEEVGRALRTRADVKPVYVSVGHRITLDAACAHTLHLTPRYRLPETTRLADRLCRDALAAAVRSL from the coding sequence ATGACGCTGATCGACATCCCCGCCGACTGGCCGCGCGACGAGGCCGGGGCCCGCGCCGTCCAGGACGGACTCCGCGGCCGAGTGATCACCGACGAACCCGGCCCGCCCGTCGGCACCGGCCCGGTGACCGGGGTGGACGTGGCCTACGACGACGAGCGCGATCTGGTCGCCGCGGCGGCCGTCACCCTCGACGCCGCCGGCCTCCGGGTCGTGGCCGAGGCGACGGCGGTGGGGCGGGTCGCCTTCCCGTACGTCCCCGGGCTGCTCGCCTTCCGTGAACTCCCCGCGGTCCTCGCGGCGCTGGAGAATCTGGGCACCCCGCCCGGCCTCGTCGTCTGCGACGGCTATGGACTGGCCCATCCGCGCCGCTTCGGACTCGCCAGCCATCTGGGCGTCCTCACCGGGCTCACCACGATCGGCGTCGCCAAGAACCCGTTCGTGTTCCGCCACGGCGAACCCGGCCCGCGGCGGGGCGCGACCGTACCGCTGACGGACGGCGACGGCGAGGAGGTCGGCCGCGCCCTGCGGACCCGGGCGGACGTCAAGCCGGTGTACGTCTCGGTGGGCCATCGCATCACCCTCGACGCGGCCTGCGCCCACACCCTCCATCTCACCCCCCGCTACCGCCTCCCCGAGACGACCCGCCTCGCGGACCGCCTCTGCCGCGACGCCCTGGCGGCGGCCGTCCGGTCCCTCTGA
- a CDS encoding multicopper oxidase domain-containing protein, producing the protein MDRRSFNRRVLAGSAAAAGVTTVPLATGGTPAQARALAATPPRTAPAGGKVRHMKLYAEKLADGQLGYGLEKGKATIPGPMIELNEGDTLHIEFENLMDIPVSLHVHGVDYDINNDGTRLSRSHVEPGDTRTYTWRTHAPGRRADGTWREGSAGYWHYHDHVVGTDHGTGGVRKGLYGPVVVRRKGDILPDKQFTVVFNDMTINNKPGHTGPDFRATVGDRVEIVMITHGEYYHTFHIHGHRWADNRTGLLTGANDPSRIVDNKITGPADSFGLQIIAGEGVGAGAWMYHCHVQSHSDMGMAGLLLVAKPDGTIPGYDPPHH; encoded by the coding sequence ATGGACAGACGGAGCTTCAACCGACGAGTGCTGGCCGGGAGCGCGGCCGCGGCCGGGGTCACCACGGTCCCCCTCGCCACGGGCGGCACCCCCGCCCAGGCCCGGGCGCTCGCCGCGACCCCGCCCCGGACCGCCCCCGCCGGGGGAAAGGTGCGCCATATGAAGCTCTACGCCGAGAAGCTGGCGGACGGTCAGCTGGGGTACGGGCTGGAGAAGGGCAAGGCCACGATCCCCGGCCCGATGATCGAACTGAACGAGGGCGATACCCTCCACATCGAGTTCGAGAACCTCATGGACATCCCGGTCAGCCTCCATGTCCACGGCGTCGACTACGACATCAACAACGACGGCACCCGGCTCAGCCGCAGCCATGTGGAACCCGGCGACACCCGCACCTACACCTGGCGCACCCATGCCCCCGGCCGCCGCGCCGACGGCACCTGGCGGGAGGGCAGCGCCGGCTACTGGCACTACCACGATCATGTCGTCGGTACGGACCACGGCACCGGCGGTGTCCGCAAGGGGCTCTACGGGCCGGTCGTCGTCCGGCGCAAGGGCGACATCCTCCCGGACAAGCAGTTCACCGTCGTCTTCAACGACATGACCATCAACAACAAGCCGGGCCATACCGGTCCGGACTTCCGGGCGACCGTGGGCGACCGGGTGGAGATCGTCATGATCACCCACGGCGAGTACTACCACACGTTCCATATCCACGGTCATCGCTGGGCGGACAATCGCACCGGCCTGCTGACCGGGGCGAACGATCCCAGCCGGATCGTCGACAACAAGATCACCGGCCCGGCGGACTCCTTCGGCCTCCAGATCATCGCGGGGGAGGGGGTGGGCGCGGGCGCCTGGATGTACCACTGCCATGTCCAGAGCCACTCGGACATGGGCATGGCGGGACTGCTGCTGGTCGCCAAACCCGACGGCACGATCCCCGGTTACGATCCGCCGCACCACTGA
- a CDS encoding YciI family protein, translated as MFVLELTYTAPLERADALMDAHIAWVDRLFAEGVFIASGRKNPRDGGIILAVGDDRARMAEIVAADPFTAGGVCAYRITEFTATRTAPELAPFRQQPPN; from the coding sequence ATGTTCGTACTGGAACTGACCTACACCGCACCCCTGGAGCGGGCCGACGCACTGATGGACGCCCATATCGCCTGGGTGGACCGGCTCTTCGCGGAGGGTGTGTTCATCGCGTCGGGGCGGAAGAACCCCCGGGACGGCGGGATCATCCTGGCCGTCGGGGACGACCGGGCCCGGATGGCGGAGATCGTGGCGGCCGATCCGTTCACGGCCGGCGGGGTGTGCGCGTACCGGATCACCGAGTTCACCGCCACCCGTACGGCTCCGGAGCTGGCGCCGTTCCGGCAGCAGCCGCCGAACTGA
- a CDS encoding SsgA family sporulation/cell division regulator — MSTATVIEQPVHARIVASAPRAEPVRALLRYETGDPYAVRMAFPADATLEGADLAWAFGRELLSMGVERPAGDGDVRIRPYGYDRTVVEFHAPEGIAVVHIRTSEVRRFLDRIQGVVPSGQESRYLDLDHDLARLLRDAR, encoded by the coding sequence ATGTCCACAGCCACCGTCATCGAGCAACCCGTACACGCGAGGATCGTGGCCTCGGCACCCCGCGCGGAGCCGGTACGGGCGCTGTTGCGCTACGAGACCGGCGACCCCTATGCCGTACGGATGGCGTTTCCCGCCGATGCGACGCTGGAGGGGGCCGACCTCGCCTGGGCGTTCGGGCGCGAACTGCTGTCGATGGGGGTGGAGCGGCCCGCGGGGGACGGTGACGTCCGGATCCGGCCGTACGGCTACGACCGCACGGTCGTCGAGTTCCACGCGCCCGAGGGCATCGCCGTCGTCCATATCCGCACCTCCGAGGTGCGGCGGTTCCTCGACCGGATCCAGGGTGTCGTGCCGTCCGGTCAGGAGTCGCGCTATCTGGACCTGGACCATGACCTCGCCCGGCTGCTGCGCGACGCCCGCTGA
- a CDS encoding acetyl-CoA C-acetyltransferase, translating into MSTEAYVYDAIRTPRGRGKANGALHGTKPIDLVVGLIGALRDRHPELDPAAVDDIVLGVVGPVGDQGSDIARIAAIAAGLPDTVAGVQENRFCASGLEAVNMAAAKVRSGWEDLVLAGGVESMSRVPMASDGGAWFADPMTNHDVGFVPQGIGADLIATIEGFSRRDVDEYAALSQERAAAAWKDGRFDRSVIPVRDRNGLLVLDRDEHLRPGTTADSLAALKPAFAGIGDLGGFDAVALQKYHWVEKIDHVHHAGNSSGIVDGAALVAIGTKEIGERYGLVPRARIVAAAVSGSEPTIMLTGPAPATRKALARAGLTIDDIDLIEINEAFAGVVLRFARDLDLSLDRINVNGGAIAMGHPLGATGAMILGTLVDELERQDKRYGLVTLCVGGGMGIATVVERVTA; encoded by the coding sequence TTGAGCACCGAAGCGTATGTGTACGACGCGATCCGCACCCCGCGCGGGCGAGGCAAGGCCAACGGCGCCCTGCACGGCACCAAGCCGATCGACCTCGTCGTCGGTCTCATCGGAGCCCTGCGCGACCGCCATCCTGAACTCGACCCGGCCGCCGTCGACGACATCGTCCTCGGCGTCGTCGGCCCGGTCGGCGACCAGGGCTCCGACATCGCCCGGATCGCGGCGATCGCCGCCGGACTGCCCGACACCGTCGCCGGGGTCCAGGAGAACCGCTTCTGCGCCTCCGGCCTCGAAGCCGTCAACATGGCCGCGGCGAAGGTCCGTTCCGGCTGGGAGGACCTCGTGCTCGCCGGGGGCGTCGAGTCCATGTCCCGGGTCCCGATGGCCTCCGACGGCGGCGCCTGGTTCGCCGACCCGATGACCAACCACGATGTCGGCTTCGTCCCGCAGGGCATCGGCGCCGATCTCATCGCCACCATCGAGGGCTTCTCGCGCCGGGACGTCGACGAGTACGCGGCGCTCTCTCAGGAACGGGCCGCCGCCGCCTGGAAGGACGGCCGCTTCGACCGCTCAGTGATCCCTGTCCGCGACCGCAACGGACTGCTCGTCCTCGACCGGGACGAGCACCTGCGCCCCGGCACCACCGCCGACAGCCTCGCCGCGCTTAAGCCCGCCTTCGCGGGCATCGGCGACCTCGGCGGCTTCGACGCGGTCGCCCTCCAGAAGTACCACTGGGTCGAGAAGATCGACCATGTGCACCACGCGGGCAACTCCTCCGGCATCGTCGACGGTGCGGCGCTCGTCGCCATCGGCACGAAGGAGATCGGCGAGCGGTACGGGCTCGTGCCGCGCGCCCGGATCGTCGCCGCCGCCGTCTCCGGCTCCGAACCGACCATCATGCTCACCGGACCCGCGCCCGCCACCCGCAAGGCACTCGCCCGGGCCGGACTGACCATCGACGACATCGACCTGATCGAAATCAACGAGGCCTTCGCGGGCGTCGTGCTCCGCTTCGCCCGGGATCTGGACCTCTCCCTCGACCGGATCAACGTCAACGGCGGGGCGATCGCCATGGGGCATCCGCTGGGCGCCACCGGCGCGATGATCCTCGGCACCCTCGTCGACGAGCTGGAACGCCAGGACAAGCGGTACGGACTGGTGACGCTCTGCGTCGGCGGCGGTATGGGCATCGCCACCGTCGTCGAACGCGTCACCGCCTGA
- a CDS encoding CaiB/BaiF CoA transferase family protein produces the protein MTPPPVPNPTPGTGPSTGPLAGVRVVELAGIGPGPFAAMVLADLGADVVRVDRPGGAGLAIDPAYDLTNRNKRSVLIDLKEDGGAGAVLDLAERADVFIEGYRPGVAERLGVGPDACLARNPRLVYGRMTGWGQDGPLADRAGHDIGYIAVTGTLGMIGRDGEAPTVPANLVGDYAGGSLYLVIGVLAALQHARAEGGRGQVVDAAVVDGAAHLATMIHGMMAAGGWQDRRGTNLLDGGCPFYGCYETSDGQYMAVGALEQRFYAEFVRLLELPDSAPARKEFDRWDELRAAVAARFHQRTRAEWTEVFEGSDACVAPVLSLREAPAHPHLAARGTFVEHTGIPQPAPAPRFSATPGSVRRGPALPGADTESVARDWGLPARAVAPLSDAPAPPAG, from the coding sequence ATGACACCGCCGCCCGTCCCGAATCCGACACCCGGTACCGGCCCGTCCACCGGTCCGCTCGCCGGAGTCCGCGTCGTCGAACTCGCCGGTATCGGCCCCGGCCCCTTCGCCGCCATGGTCCTCGCCGACCTCGGCGCCGATGTCGTCCGGGTCGACCGGCCCGGCGGCGCCGGGCTCGCCATCGACCCCGCGTACGACCTCACCAACCGCAACAAACGCTCCGTGCTGATCGACCTCAAGGAGGACGGCGGCGCCGGGGCCGTACTCGATCTGGCCGAACGGGCCGACGTGTTCATCGAGGGCTACCGTCCCGGGGTCGCCGAGCGGCTCGGCGTCGGCCCGGACGCCTGTCTGGCCCGCAACCCCCGCCTGGTGTACGGGCGGATGACCGGCTGGGGCCAGGACGGCCCCCTCGCCGACCGGGCGGGCCACGACATCGGGTACATCGCCGTCACCGGCACCCTCGGCATGATCGGCCGGGACGGCGAGGCGCCCACCGTCCCGGCCAATCTCGTCGGCGACTACGCCGGCGGTTCCCTCTATCTCGTCATCGGCGTCCTCGCCGCCCTACAGCACGCCCGCGCCGAAGGCGGCCGCGGACAGGTGGTGGACGCGGCCGTCGTCGACGGCGCGGCGCACCTCGCCACGATGATCCACGGAATGATGGCCGCGGGCGGCTGGCAGGACCGCCGCGGGACCAACCTCCTCGACGGCGGCTGCCCGTTCTACGGCTGCTACGAGACCTCCGACGGGCAGTACATGGCCGTCGGCGCCCTGGAACAGCGCTTCTACGCCGAGTTCGTCCGGCTCCTGGAACTCCCCGACTCCGCCCCCGCCCGGAAGGAGTTCGACCGCTGGGACGAGCTGCGGGCCGCCGTCGCCGCCCGTTTCCACCAGCGAACGCGGGCCGAGTGGACGGAGGTCTTCGAGGGCAGCGACGCCTGTGTCGCCCCGGTGCTCTCGCTGCGCGAAGCGCCCGCCCATCCGCATCTCGCCGCCCGCGGTACCTTCGTGGAACACACCGGGATCCCCCAGCCGGCGCCCGCGCCCCGCTTCTCGGCGACCCCGGGCTCGGTCCGGAGGGGACCGGCGCTGCCTGGCGCCGACACCGAGTCCGTGGCACGGGACTGGGGCCTGCCGGCCCGCGCCGTGGCGCCGTTGTCCGACGCGCCCGCGCCCCCGGCGGGCTGA
- a CDS encoding ATP-binding cassette domain-containing protein, which yields MVRVAEADVRRQKRELTEAQSKLAKRRRYAHKSQVEKRVPKVVANTLKGAAQQSAGKHRAVHAERLAGARERLDEALEAVRDDDEIRIELPYTTVHPGREVLRLKDLRLRYGAEVRGEFDIRGPERIALVGRNGAGKTTLLRTIAGELAPVEGEAETLVPLRFLPQKLDVLDDELTIVENVARVAPSATANRIRARLARFLFKGARADQPAGTLSGGERFRAALASLLLAEPAPQLLLLDEPTNNLDMASVRRLTAALDAYEGALIVAGHDVPFLESIGITRWLLLDGGLYDVDPEDVRNGELRAPRPKA from the coding sequence ATGGTCCGGGTCGCCGAGGCGGATGTGCGGCGGCAGAAGCGCGAGCTGACCGAAGCGCAGTCGAAGCTGGCGAAGCGGCGGCGGTACGCGCACAAGTCGCAGGTGGAGAAGCGGGTGCCGAAGGTCGTGGCGAATACGCTCAAGGGCGCGGCCCAGCAGTCCGCGGGCAAGCACCGCGCGGTGCACGCCGAGCGGCTCGCCGGCGCGAGGGAGCGGCTGGACGAGGCGCTGGAGGCGGTCCGGGACGACGACGAGATCCGAATCGAGCTGCCGTACACCACGGTCCACCCGGGCCGTGAGGTGCTGCGGCTGAAGGATCTGCGCCTGCGGTACGGCGCCGAGGTGCGCGGCGAGTTCGACATCCGGGGACCGGAACGAATCGCCCTGGTAGGGCGGAACGGCGCGGGCAAGACCACCCTGCTGCGGACGATCGCGGGCGAACTGGCCCCGGTCGAAGGCGAGGCCGAGACGCTGGTACCGCTGCGGTTCCTGCCGCAGAAGCTGGACGTTCTCGACGACGAACTGACCATCGTCGAGAACGTGGCCCGGGTCGCGCCCTCCGCGACCGCCAACCGGATCAGGGCCCGGCTCGCCCGCTTCCTCTTCAAGGGGGCGCGGGCGGACCAGCCGGCGGGAACCCTCTCCGGCGGTGAGCGGTTCCGGGCGGCACTGGCCTCCCTGCTGCTGGCCGAACCCGCACCGCAGTTGCTGCTGCTCGACGAGCCGACGAACAATCTGGACATGGCGAGCGTCCGCAGGCTGACGGCGGCACTGGACGCGTACGAGGGCGCGCTGATCGTGGCCGGTCACGACGTACCGTTCCTGGAGTCCATCGGGATCACCCGCTGGCTGCTGCTGGACGGCGGGCTCTACGACGTCGATCCGGAAGACGTACGGAACGGCGAGCTGCGGGCGCCGCGGCCCAAAGCCTGA
- a CDS encoding VOC family protein has protein sequence MLSTDYVPGSPVWLDLGSPDIDAAARFYGTVFGWTFHAGGPEVGGYGLFQLDGKTVAGGMTVAPDQGPTTWNIYFQTPDANATAAVVRDGGGTVLAEPMDVMELGRMAVFTDPQDAGFAVWQPGTNKGLDTVNVPNALFWVELNTTDVPGALGFYSELFGWGTTAMPMPGGDGAAYTMIHPARKTADEMFGGITPLGPEGVLDRPCWQPYFWVADCDATTAKAADAGGTVRLPPTDMEGIGRFANVADPAGAQFFLMTPSPRE, from the coding sequence ATGCTCAGCACGGATTACGTCCCCGGTTCACCCGTATGGCTCGACCTCGGCAGCCCCGATATCGATGCCGCCGCCCGGTTCTACGGCACCGTCTTCGGCTGGACCTTCCACGCCGGAGGCCCGGAGGTCGGCGGCTACGGACTGTTCCAGCTCGACGGAAAGACCGTCGCCGGGGGGATGACCGTCGCCCCCGACCAGGGCCCCACCACCTGGAACATCTACTTCCAGACCCCCGACGCCAATGCCACGGCCGCCGTCGTGCGCGACGGCGGCGGCACCGTGCTCGCGGAGCCGATGGACGTGATGGAGCTGGGCCGGATGGCGGTCTTCACCGATCCCCAGGACGCCGGCTTCGCCGTCTGGCAGCCCGGCACCAACAAGGGACTCGACACGGTCAACGTCCCCAACGCCCTGTTCTGGGTGGAGCTGAACACCACGGATGTGCCCGGCGCGCTCGGCTTCTACTCCGAGCTCTTCGGCTGGGGTACGACGGCGATGCCGATGCCCGGCGGCGACGGCGCCGCGTACACGATGATCCACCCGGCGCGGAAGACCGCCGACGAGATGTTCGGCGGGATCACCCCGCTCGGCCCCGAAGGGGTTCTGGACCGGCCGTGCTGGCAGCCGTACTTCTGGGTGGCGGACTGCGACGCCACCACCGCGAAGGCCGCGGACGCGGGTGGCACGGTGCGGCTCCCGCCCACCGATATGGAGGGCATCGGACGGTTCGCCAATGTCGCCGACCCGGCGGGCGCGCAGTTCTTCCTGATGACGCCCTCGCCCCGCGAATGA
- a CDS encoding acyl-ACP desaturase: MTITSPHLGSSEAWTDARLLFALEEVVEKELNRHLKVAKDWMPHEYVPFGDGRNFPGIFEDGVAWEQEQSKVTDIGRIALVVNLLTEDNLPSYHHEIASLFGRNGAWGTWVHRWTAEEGRHGIVMRDYLLTSRAVDPDKLEAFRMSHMSEGFESDNRHSMLHSVAYVAFQELATRVSHRNTGHQSGDPVCDRMLARIATDENLHMVFYRNLLGAAFELAPDLTMQAVRDVVVDFRMPGHGIPGFERAAAQMAIGEIYNLRIHHDDVLAPVLRFLKVLEIGDLGPDGLKAQEELGLYMGGLDAEAAKFDEKLAARKARLAARAAG, encoded by the coding sequence GTGACCATCACCTCTCCCCACCTCGGCAGTTCGGAAGCGTGGACCGACGCCCGGCTGCTGTTCGCGCTCGAAGAGGTGGTCGAGAAGGAGCTGAACCGCCATCTGAAGGTCGCCAAGGACTGGATGCCGCACGAGTATGTACCGTTCGGCGACGGCCGTAACTTCCCGGGCATCTTCGAGGACGGCGTCGCCTGGGAGCAGGAGCAGTCCAAGGTCACCGACATAGGCCGGATCGCGCTGGTGGTGAACCTGCTCACCGAGGACAACCTCCCCAGCTACCACCACGAGATCGCCAGCCTCTTCGGCCGGAACGGCGCCTGGGGCACCTGGGTGCACCGCTGGACCGCGGAGGAGGGCCGGCACGGCATCGTGATGCGGGACTATCTGCTGACCTCCCGCGCCGTCGACCCGGACAAGCTGGAAGCCTTCCGGATGTCGCACATGTCGGAGGGGTTCGAGTCCGACAACCGCCACTCGATGCTGCACTCCGTGGCGTACGTCGCCTTCCAGGAGCTGGCCACCCGGGTGTCCCACCGCAACACCGGCCACCAGTCGGGCGACCCCGTCTGCGACCGGATGCTCGCCCGGATCGCCACGGACGAGAACCTGCACATGGTCTTCTACCGGAATCTGCTCGGCGCGGCGTTCGAGCTGGCGCCCGACCTGACCATGCAGGCCGTACGGGACGTGGTGGTCGACTTCCGGATGCCCGGTCACGGCATCCCCGGCTTCGAGCGGGCCGCCGCCCAGATGGCGATCGGCGAGATCTACAACCTGCGGATCCACCATGACGACGTCCTGGCGCCGGTGCTGCGCTTCCTGAAGGTCCTGGAGATCGGCGACCTGGGTCCTGACGGGCTGAAGGCCCAGGAGGAACTGGGCCTCTACATGGGCGGACTGGACGCCGAGGCGGCCAAGTTCGACGAGAAGCTCGCCGCGCGCAAGGCCCGGCTGGCGGCGCGCGCCGCCGGCTGA